One region of Pseudoalteromonas galatheae genomic DNA includes:
- the ctlX gene encoding citrulline utilization hydrolase CtlX, with product MTTIFQAPRAVVMIRPHHFTSNPQTMQDNAFQQACSENNPNNRAYVEVSNAVQALELAGVKVHLFEDTSTDTPDSVFPNNWFSTHNDGQLTIYPMYALNRRLEIRRDIIDFLSAHYQVTNINDYSHLTAEEVFLEGTGSMVIDHQAKVAYAVESKRTNAVLVNQVCEQLGLQAEIFNAYDKNEVPVYHTNVLMCVATDFAMICLDMVPEYQRAQLINRFTQSGHTLIALSYQQIQHFCGNAIELQGSMGRILALSTTAYQALLPEQIAVIEKSAKLVAIDIPTIEAAGGSVRCMIAGVHLNNR from the coding sequence ATGACAACGATATTTCAAGCACCACGAGCGGTGGTGATGATCCGCCCACACCATTTCACTTCGAACCCGCAAACCATGCAAGATAACGCATTTCAGCAAGCATGCAGTGAAAACAACCCTAACAACAGAGCCTATGTTGAGGTCAGCAACGCCGTGCAAGCGTTAGAATTGGCTGGCGTGAAAGTACACTTATTTGAAGATACCTCCACAGACACGCCAGACTCGGTCTTTCCAAATAACTGGTTTTCGACGCATAACGATGGTCAGTTAACGATTTATCCTATGTACGCTTTGAATCGACGATTGGAGATCCGCCGCGATATTATTGATTTTCTGAGTGCTCACTATCAGGTGACAAACATCAATGATTATAGTCATCTAACCGCTGAAGAAGTATTCCTTGAAGGCACCGGCTCTATGGTTATCGATCATCAAGCAAAAGTGGCCTATGCGGTAGAGTCCAAGCGCACTAACGCCGTGTTAGTTAATCAGGTTTGTGAGCAGTTGGGACTACAGGCAGAAATATTTAATGCCTATGATAAGAATGAAGTGCCTGTCTATCACACCAATGTCTTAATGTGTGTCGCCACCGATTTCGCCATGATATGCCTAGATATGGTGCCAGAATATCAGCGGGCACAGCTTATTAACCGTTTTACGCAAAGCGGCCACACCCTGATTGCGCTATCTTATCAGCAGATCCAACATTTTTGCGGCAACGCGATTGAGTTGCAAGGCAGTATGGGACGCATACTCGCGCTTTCCACAACGGCTTATCAGGCGTTGTTGCCTGAGCAAATTGCTGTCATTGAAAAGTCAGCTAAGCTAGTTGCTATTGATATACCGACAATTGAAGCCGCAGGTGGCTCGGTGCGTTGTATGATTGCTGGAGTCCATTTAAATAACCGTTAA
- a CDS encoding Lrp/AsnC family transcriptional regulator, producing MTPYLYDALDKALIAELRKDGRAAISTLATTLDVSRGTVQNRLDRLISSGAILGFTVRVHEYIESELVRAIMMIEVIGKSTTQVINALRGIPELSKIHTTNGAWDLIAEVQAANLSEFDGVLRQVREIDGILNSETSILLSST from the coding sequence ATGACTCCTTACTTATATGATGCGCTTGACAAAGCCTTGATTGCTGAATTGCGCAAAGATGGCCGAGCAGCCATTTCAACTTTAGCCACTACGCTCGATGTGTCTCGCGGAACCGTACAAAACCGTTTAGATAGACTCATTTCCAGTGGTGCAATTCTAGGCTTTACAGTGCGGGTTCATGAATATATCGAGTCCGAGCTGGTGCGCGCTATCATGATGATAGAAGTGATCGGTAAATCCACTACTCAAGTGATCAATGCACTGCGTGGGATCCCCGAACTCAGTAAAATTCATACCACGAACGGGGCATGGGATTTAATCGCTGAAGTGCAAGCTGCTAACCTCAGTGAATTCGATGGTGTACTGAGGCAAGTTCGAGAGATTGATGGCATTTTAAATAGTGAAACCAGTATTTTGCTATCGAGTACGTAA
- a CDS encoding mechanosensitive ion channel family protein, protein MEINNLIKNQIINMIQTAASSEATEAVSTSDTLSLSTQVVHFLQTAWQLLPALALGVVVIVLCYYLARPISYLLIKPIGYVSKSRLLHLVTRRFISVLVIFFGIYIFLRLAGLSEFAVAVMSGTGLVGLILGFAFRDIAENFISSMLLSVQRPFRIDDVIEVDNRLGIVKKVTARATTLVDYDGNHIQIPNATVYKNVIKNFTANPKTRGHFKIGIGYDNDIRLTQQIAIDLLKEQSAVLNDPPPQALLEALGSATINLTIYFWVNSEQHSPIKVASQLMRETVNCFTEQGISMPDDARERIIIAANNETSGSIKEATSNSSGNGASVKQKHKPTITAVDADIDDVSSDADEIREQAEHARSPEEGDNII, encoded by the coding sequence ATGGAAATCAATAATCTTATTAAAAATCAAATTATTAATATGATTCAGACGGCAGCTTCTAGCGAAGCGACTGAAGCCGTGAGCACATCAGATACGCTAAGTTTAAGCACACAAGTTGTGCACTTTTTACAAACTGCATGGCAATTATTACCTGCTCTGGCGCTGGGAGTTGTGGTTATTGTGCTTTGTTATTATTTAGCAAGGCCAATCTCTTATCTTTTGATTAAACCCATAGGTTATGTCAGTAAAAGTCGATTATTACATCTAGTCACTCGCCGTTTTATCAGCGTGTTAGTCATATTTTTTGGTATTTATATCTTTTTGCGTTTGGCTGGGTTGAGTGAGTTTGCAGTTGCAGTAATGAGTGGCACTGGGCTTGTCGGTCTTATTCTTGGGTTTGCATTTCGTGATATCGCTGAGAACTTTATTTCGAGTATGTTACTTAGTGTCCAGCGCCCATTTAGAATTGATGACGTTATCGAAGTCGATAACCGTTTGGGGATCGTTAAAAAAGTCACTGCCCGCGCAACCACCTTAGTTGATTACGATGGCAATCACATTCAAATACCCAATGCTACCGTCTACAAGAATGTAATTAAAAACTTTACTGCCAATCCCAAAACACGTGGACACTTTAAGATTGGTATTGGCTATGACAACGATATTCGCCTGACGCAGCAAATTGCAATTGACTTACTTAAAGAACAAAGTGCGGTTTTAAACGACCCGCCACCACAGGCTCTACTCGAAGCATTAGGCTCCGCGACTATCAATCTTACTATATATTTTTGGGTCAATAGCGAACAACATAGTCCGATAAAAGTGGCGTCTCAACTTATGCGAGAAACCGTTAATTGCTTTACCGAACAGGGAATTAGCATGCCTGACGATGCTAGAGAGCGGATAATTATAGCTGCAAATAATGAAACATCAGGATCAATTAAAGAAGCGACTAGTAATTCGAGTGGCAACGGAGCCTCCGTGAAACAAAAGCATAAACCCACAATAACAGCAGTAGATGCGGATATTGACGATGTAAGTAGCGATGCAGATGAGATCAGAGAACAAGCTGAACATGCTCGAAGCCCAGAAGAAGGGGATAATATAATTTAG
- a CDS encoding YihY/virulence factor BrkB family protein → MAAHKHGFNADRPSDIPALGWWDVSKRLYHSLSQDNLSLVAAGVAFYALLAIFPALAAVVSIYAYFSSPTEMVDQLLPLIELLPASSQEIMLQQLKALTQKSQASLSLGAIFTLFLTIWSSSKGCQALITACNITYHEHNKRQFLQALVVRFLFSVGAIFVAIVALSIIGILPIVLNLVGFTTALDSVIQLITWSILAVLFHFSLAFVYRYAPHRRAAKWRWITLGSFTATGLWILASLGFSYYVAQFASYNETYGSLGGVVIMMMWLYLSAYIIIFGAALNASAELQTLKDSTVGPAKTRGQRGAFVADNLTTRQRKEKEPH, encoded by the coding sequence ATGGCAGCTCATAAACATGGCTTTAATGCAGATAGGCCAAGTGATATTCCAGCACTCGGTTGGTGGGATGTCAGTAAACGGCTATATCACAGCTTATCCCAGGATAATTTATCTCTGGTTGCCGCTGGAGTGGCATTTTATGCCCTTCTGGCAATATTCCCCGCATTAGCAGCCGTCGTTTCTATCTACGCCTATTTTTCTTCTCCTACAGAAATGGTTGATCAGCTACTGCCGCTAATAGAGCTCTTACCAGCATCCAGTCAAGAAATTATGTTGCAACAACTCAAGGCGCTCACTCAAAAATCGCAGGCGAGCCTAAGTCTAGGTGCTATTTTTACCCTCTTTTTAACAATCTGGAGTAGCAGTAAAGGCTGCCAAGCGTTGATTACAGCCTGCAACATTACGTATCATGAGCACAATAAAAGGCAGTTTTTGCAAGCGCTAGTGGTGCGCTTTTTGTTTTCTGTGGGGGCGATTTTCGTCGCGATTGTGGCACTGTCTATTATCGGAATTTTACCGATTGTGCTTAACCTCGTAGGATTTACCACAGCACTGGACTCTGTAATACAGCTAATTACTTGGTCTATTTTAGCGGTACTATTTCACTTTTCCTTAGCGTTTGTTTATCGTTACGCGCCTCATCGCAGAGCCGCAAAATGGCGCTGGATAACACTCGGCTCGTTTACCGCAACCGGCTTATGGATCTTAGCGTCATTGGGATTTTCATATTATGTCGCGCAGTTCGCTTCTTACAATGAAACTTATGGTTCATTGGGAGGTGTCGTCATTATGATGATGTGGTTATACTTGAGTGCATACATCATTATTTTTGGTGCTGCATTAAATGCCAGTGCTGAGCTACAAACTTTAAAAGATAGTACCGTTGGGCCAGCAAAAACCAGAGGACAACGAGGCGCATTTGTGGCTGATAATTTGACGACAAGACAACGTAAAGAAAAGGAGCCTCATTGA
- a CDS encoding alkaline phosphatase PhoX, translated as MVSRRGFLRGAGTLAFIGLSKSAFGRVSLLDFNTMIAGYGPLITDPNGLLDLPQGFSYQIVSSLGDKMSDGFTVPDKADGMGCIALDGERVALVRNHELKPTDLAKAENSIRQHKSELAFDTNDSGIALPGGTSHIVYNLKTRQKEQEYLSLVGTIRNCSGGITPWGSWLTCEETTATKNDGFTQDHGYIFEVPATAKGLIKPQPLKTMGRFNHEAAAVDPKTGIVYLTEDRGDSVFYRFIPNEKAKLHKGGKLQALAVKESPQFDSRNWNKKAMPLHQEFIVEWINLDDPQSAKDDLRIRAYRSGAALFARGEGIHWGENELYFCCTNGGKKQLGQIMKYQPSEFEGTEKERLNPGKLSLFVESASQSLYNFGDNLTVSPQGHLIVCEDQYSDVVDNYLRGVTPEGELYNFARLAKQTELAGACFSPDGKTLFVNVYSPTTTLAIVGPWEHFNQAKNKEPL; from the coding sequence ATGGTTTCACGTCGAGGGTTTTTAAGGGGGGCTGGCACCCTCGCATTTATCGGCCTTTCTAAAAGCGCATTTGGCAGAGTGTCACTATTAGACTTTAACACAATGATAGCTGGGTATGGACCGTTGATCACCGACCCCAATGGTTTACTCGATTTGCCCCAAGGTTTCAGTTATCAAATAGTATCAAGCCTTGGAGATAAAATGTCCGATGGTTTTACTGTACCTGACAAAGCCGATGGTATGGGTTGTATTGCTTTAGATGGAGAGCGAGTTGCATTGGTCCGCAATCATGAATTGAAACCAACAGATTTAGCAAAAGCCGAGAACAGTATTCGCCAGCATAAAAGTGAGCTTGCTTTTGATACAAATGACTCAGGCATCGCACTTCCAGGTGGCACAAGTCATATTGTCTATAACCTAAAAACACGCCAAAAAGAACAAGAATATTTATCCTTGGTTGGCACTATTCGTAACTGCTCTGGTGGAATAACGCCTTGGGGGAGTTGGCTTACTTGTGAAGAAACAACTGCAACTAAAAATGATGGTTTTACACAAGATCACGGATATATTTTTGAAGTACCAGCGACTGCAAAGGGTTTAATTAAGCCACAACCTCTAAAAACAATGGGGCGGTTTAATCATGAAGCTGCTGCTGTTGATCCCAAAACAGGTATTGTTTATCTCACGGAAGACCGGGGAGACAGTGTGTTTTACCGCTTTATTCCAAACGAAAAAGCAAAGCTCCACAAAGGCGGGAAACTACAAGCGTTGGCTGTGAAAGAAAGCCCGCAATTTGATAGTCGAAATTGGAATAAAAAAGCGATGCCACTTCATCAGGAGTTTATCGTTGAGTGGATAAATTTGGACGACCCGCAAAGTGCTAAAGACGATTTACGGATCCGTGCTTATCGAAGTGGAGCCGCGCTATTTGCTCGAGGTGAAGGGATCCATTGGGGTGAAAACGAGCTGTACTTTTGTTGTACCAATGGCGGAAAAAAGCAGCTAGGGCAAATCATGAAGTATCAGCCATCTGAGTTTGAGGGAACAGAAAAAGAACGTCTCAATCCAGGAAAGTTGTCTTTATTCGTGGAAAGCGCTAGCCAGTCTCTCTATAACTTTGGTGACAATCTTACCGTGTCGCCACAAGGACATTTAATTGTTTGTGAGGATCAGTATTCCGATGTTGTAGATAACTATCTAAGAGGCGTAACACCAGAGGGAGAACTCTATAATTTTGCACGGCTAGCTAAGCAAACTGAGCTCGCCGGTGCTTGTTTTTCACCAGACGGCAAGACTTTATTTGTTAATGTGTACTCACCAACGACAACATTGGCGATTGTGGGGCCATGGGAGCACTTTAATCAAGCAAAAAATAAAGAGCCTCTCTAA
- a CDS encoding TonB-dependent receptor, which produces MSKLSTISLLVAALLPPSLVAKSIEGTVVNKAGKGIANASIEVEGTDIRVLTDNNGHFQISGVGLGNKQIHVRAPGFAHLHKALTLEQGGVKNAMLMLNRSPIEVIDIVATPVHMSAMESAVPVSVLSGETLRRQQTATLGDSLEKLPGVNTNFHAKVASTPIIRGLSGPRVLVTQNGLDVSDVSRVGPDHSVASEASTAQQIEVLRGPATLFYGSGAIGGVVNVVDTRVPTDNTTRGEWNLESNSVDDQNTASFNATSGIGSVALYVDAFWRESNDYEVPVPAEIHEHSEGNDNDEHHYKVANSAEESDGFTVGSSYLFDQGYVGVAVEKFNRKYGIPGHTHGDEEAHNEAEEQVFADLAQTKVQLLSEYKFNKGWLDKVNVRAGFTEYEHAEVEHGMIGTTFKNDTNELKVDLLHQPLSAWTGGVSLHYKHSDVEAQGSEAFTPPSDTQTLAIGVMEERRFGDFLVQLGGRIEQVEITASNVPLPSIDAHSHDAEMHDHIGHDSEATKVYAVEHQFTPVSLSSGLVWDFAQNYNLGLSVSHSERAPSSSELFSFGPHIGTGTYEVGALFKMDEHGHFELDEQGIALEKSHNIDITLRKTQGDIGFIFNAFYNQVDNYYYQIETGLYAQSGHSHDHNHEHEHDHASELPIYLFKTDDVVLHGFEAQVAWQLTDELKVDVFSDFVRARLEEGGDLPRTPPLRFGSQLSYQTDNLSAHIHITRYQEQDRIAPEETATDGYTLVDASISYDLSVLNQDLSIYLRGSNLTDTEARVHSSFLKDIGPRPGRSFALGIRGYF; this is translated from the coding sequence ATGTCTAAACTATCAACAATATCCTTGCTCGTTGCTGCACTGTTACCACCAAGCCTTGTAGCAAAGTCTATAGAAGGTACAGTCGTCAATAAAGCTGGTAAAGGGATTGCAAATGCATCAATTGAGGTCGAAGGAACTGATATTCGCGTACTCACAGATAACAATGGTCATTTTCAAATTTCGGGTGTTGGGCTTGGAAATAAACAAATCCATGTAAGAGCACCTGGTTTTGCTCATCTGCATAAGGCGCTCACTCTGGAGCAAGGTGGCGTTAAAAACGCAATGCTAATGTTAAATCGTTCTCCAATAGAAGTTATAGATATTGTTGCTACTCCTGTACATATGTCAGCGATGGAATCGGCAGTTCCAGTTAGTGTTTTGTCAGGTGAAACATTGCGTCGACAGCAAACCGCTACACTAGGGGATAGCTTAGAAAAACTGCCTGGCGTCAATACAAATTTTCACGCCAAAGTAGCAAGCACACCAATTATTCGAGGTTTGAGTGGCCCGCGAGTGTTGGTGACGCAAAATGGATTAGATGTCAGTGATGTATCTAGAGTTGGTCCTGATCACTCAGTCGCCTCCGAAGCTTCAACGGCTCAACAAATCGAGGTGTTGCGAGGACCTGCAACTCTTTTTTATGGTAGCGGTGCGATTGGGGGAGTGGTTAACGTCGTCGATACAAGAGTGCCAACCGATAATACAACTCGCGGAGAATGGAATCTGGAAAGTAACTCTGTTGATGACCAAAATACAGCCTCGTTTAATGCGACATCGGGTATTGGTTCTGTGGCCTTATATGTTGATGCATTCTGGCGAGAATCTAATGATTACGAAGTACCTGTTCCTGCTGAAATTCATGAGCATAGTGAAGGGAATGACAATGATGAACATCACTATAAAGTAGCAAATAGTGCTGAAGAGTCTGATGGTTTTACTGTTGGCTCAAGTTACTTATTTGACCAAGGTTATGTCGGTGTGGCTGTTGAGAAATTTAACCGCAAATACGGCATTCCGGGGCATACGCATGGTGATGAAGAAGCACATAATGAGGCTGAAGAGCAGGTTTTTGCCGACTTAGCACAAACAAAAGTGCAACTATTAAGCGAGTACAAGTTTAACAAAGGTTGGCTTGATAAAGTGAATGTGCGTGCTGGTTTTACAGAGTATGAACATGCTGAAGTTGAGCACGGCATGATTGGAACAACATTTAAGAATGATACCAATGAGTTAAAGGTTGATTTACTACATCAGCCTCTGTCCGCTTGGACTGGTGGCGTAAGCTTACATTACAAACACAGTGATGTTGAGGCTCAAGGTAGTGAGGCGTTTACGCCGCCATCTGATACCCAAACACTTGCGATAGGGGTAATGGAGGAAAGGCGGTTTGGTGATTTTTTAGTGCAGTTAGGTGGTCGTATTGAGCAAGTGGAGATCACCGCAAGTAATGTGCCTTTACCGAGTATTGATGCCCACTCGCACGATGCTGAAATGCATGACCACATCGGTCACGATTCAGAAGCAACAAAGGTATATGCGGTTGAGCATCAGTTTACCCCTGTCAGTTTATCTTCGGGTCTTGTATGGGACTTTGCGCAAAATTATAACCTGGGGTTATCTGTTTCACACTCTGAACGCGCTCCTTCTTCATCGGAGTTATTTTCCTTTGGTCCTCACATAGGAACTGGCACTTACGAGGTAGGAGCGTTGTTCAAAATGGATGAGCACGGTCATTTTGAACTCGATGAGCAAGGCATAGCGCTAGAAAAGTCGCACAATATTGATATTACACTGCGAAAAACCCAAGGTGATATAGGCTTTATTTTTAACGCTTTTTACAACCAAGTAGATAACTACTACTATCAAATAGAAACTGGGTTGTACGCCCAGAGCGGCCATAGTCACGACCACAATCATGAACATGAGCACGATCATGCTTCCGAATTACCTATTTATTTATTCAAGACAGATGATGTGGTTTTGCACGGTTTTGAAGCGCAAGTTGCTTGGCAATTGACCGACGAGTTGAAAGTTGATGTTTTCTCTGACTTTGTGCGCGCCAGATTAGAAGAAGGCGGCGATTTACCTCGTACACCACCTCTGCGCTTTGGATCGCAGTTAAGCTATCAGACGGATAATCTCAGTGCACATATCCACATTACTCGATATCAAGAGCAGGACCGGATTGCACCAGAAGAGACCGCGACCGACGGATATACCTTAGTTGATGCTAGCATCTCTTATGATCTTTCTGTGTTAAATCAAGATCTCTCTATTTATCTTAGAGGGAGCAATCTGACGGATACAGAAGCACGAGTACATAGTTCATTCTTAAAAGATATAGGCCCTCGTCCGGGACGCAGTTTCGCGCTTGGTATTCGCGGCTATTTTTAG
- a CDS encoding Fur family transcriptional regulator produces MDYVVIAVNKTQRNFILKQAQAKCQSLGLRLTEKRQGVLEILLQTVEPLSAYELTSKYNKSTNSPILAMSVYRILEFLESVNLAHRIHSANKYIACKSLDGACHHHLSVILVCKSCHQIEEIDSVQEAAKHLFKAVESTGFSAANARLELPGLCNLCKAKLDK; encoded by the coding sequence ATGGATTATGTCGTCATTGCCGTGAACAAAACTCAACGAAACTTTATTCTCAAACAGGCTCAAGCAAAATGCCAATCGTTAGGGCTGCGTTTAACTGAAAAACGACAGGGCGTGCTTGAAATATTATTGCAAACAGTCGAGCCGCTATCAGCGTATGAACTTACTAGCAAATACAATAAAAGCACCAACTCTCCTATTCTAGCAATGTCCGTGTACCGCATTCTTGAATTCTTAGAATCAGTCAATCTGGCACACCGGATCCATTCTGCAAATAAATATATAGCCTGTAAGAGTCTAGATGGTGCGTGCCATCACCATCTATCCGTGATCTTAGTCTGCAAATCCTGCCATCAAATAGAAGAAATAGATTCTGTTCAAGAGGCTGCCAAGCATCTATTTAAAGCGGTAGAAAGCACTGGATTTTCAGCTGCAAATGCACGCTTAGAGTTGCCTGGCTTATGTAACCTTTGCAAAGCCAAACTTGACAAATAG
- a CDS encoding dihydroorotase, translating into MKNTLIKNAIVVNENQSQECDVLIVDNRINKIASSITAQPNDNIVDATGYFLLPGMIDDQVHFREPGLTQKGNIASESRAAVAGGITSYMEMPNVSPATTTIEALEQKYAIASRSSLANYSFYLGATEDNLEQIKRLDAKKYCGVKVFMGASTGDLLVEHPQALDAIFRESPTLIVTHCEDGRVIEKNLSMCIGRSGSLTIQDHPIIRDVEACYSSSSYAVSLAKQYRSDLHVLHITTEKELSLFPSGDIRDKHITAEACVHHLWFSQEDYAQQGNLIKCNPAIKAKSDRDALLAAVRNNQIDIIATDHAPHTWQEKQLPYQQAPAGLPLVEHALLSLLDHVHHQRLSIEQLVEKVAHNPALRYHIVDRGFIREGYYADLVLVNPHHETPTCHQKTHYHCGWTPFDGHRFSAKVLKTWVNGSLVYDGQQPLNTPTAAMPLIFNR; encoded by the coding sequence ATGAAAAACACACTGATAAAAAATGCAATTGTGGTCAACGAGAATCAATCACAAGAATGTGATGTACTTATCGTTGATAACAGAATAAACAAAATTGCAAGCTCAATAACTGCGCAGCCAAATGACAATATTGTGGATGCGACAGGTTATTTTCTACTCCCTGGAATGATAGACGACCAAGTACATTTCCGTGAGCCCGGCTTAACACAGAAGGGGAATATAGCCTCAGAATCGAGAGCTGCTGTGGCAGGTGGTATCACCAGCTATATGGAAATGCCAAACGTAAGCCCTGCGACTACAACCATTGAAGCTCTTGAACAGAAATACGCGATTGCGTCTAGAAGCTCGCTGGCAAACTATAGTTTTTACTTAGGGGCAACCGAAGATAATTTAGAACAAATAAAACGTTTAGATGCGAAGAAGTACTGTGGTGTTAAAGTTTTTATGGGGGCATCAACAGGCGATCTACTCGTTGAGCATCCACAAGCACTCGACGCAATTTTCAGAGAAAGTCCAACCCTAATTGTCACCCACTGTGAAGATGGAAGAGTGATTGAAAAGAATTTATCCATGTGCATCGGACGCAGTGGCAGTTTAACAATTCAAGATCACCCCATCATTCGTGACGTCGAAGCGTGTTATTCATCCTCTTCGTACGCTGTATCTTTAGCGAAACAATATCGTAGCGATTTACATGTACTGCATATCACAACAGAAAAAGAATTGAGCTTATTCCCTTCAGGCGATATTCGCGACAAACATATTACGGCAGAAGCATGTGTTCATCATTTGTGGTTCAGTCAAGAAGATTACGCACAGCAGGGTAACCTAATAAAATGCAACCCAGCGATTAAAGCGAAAAGCGATCGTGATGCTTTATTAGCAGCGGTACGAAATAATCAAATAGATATTATTGCTACTGATCACGCGCCTCATACTTGGCAAGAAAAGCAACTCCCCTACCAGCAAGCACCTGCGGGTTTGCCTTTAGTTGAACATGCATTGTTAAGCTTGCTCGACCATGTGCATCATCAGCGTTTATCTATAGAGCAGCTCGTTGAGAAGGTGGCACATAATCCAGCGTTAAGATATCACATTGTAGATAGAGGCTTTATTCGTGAAGGATACTATGCTGACTTGGTACTCGTGAACCCTCATCACGAAACACCCACTTGCCATCAGAAAACACACTATCACTGTGGCTGGACCCCGTTCGACGGTCACCGTTTTTCAGCAAAAGTTTTAAAAACTTGGGTGAATGGCAGTCTCGTTTATGACGGCCAACAACCGCTTAATACACCCACAGCCGCTATGCCACTAATTTTTAATCGCTAG
- the folE2 gene encoding GTP cyclohydrolase FolE2 gives MTVSLPDVASGQLATTALPLKWVGMEKIAIPLEVEISSTSSQRVNALANIFVSLDKPEAKGIHMSRLYIRLREILSTTPLNIKTIEALLKESVQSQQGLSKAAKLELQFEVTIDKPALLSDQFGYQSYPITLNCEYINSELSYELSLTIAYSSTCPCSAALSRQALSEEIEEQFSQQMISKHELMTWITSLQGSIATPHSQRSFAYVTVKLTERTLPLIPSLIKALEQAIGTPVQTAVKREDEQAFAKLNAENLMFCEDAARRVKQFLEQNTQFVDYWFKIEHQESLHAHNAVAIDNKFPAQKLT, from the coding sequence ATGACAGTATCTTTACCTGATGTTGCCTCTGGGCAACTTGCAACAACAGCCTTACCGCTAAAGTGGGTGGGTATGGAAAAAATTGCCATACCTTTAGAAGTGGAAATATCAAGCACTTCCAGCCAAAGAGTTAACGCTCTTGCAAATATTTTTGTTAGTCTTGATAAACCTGAGGCGAAAGGGATCCATATGTCCCGGTTATACATTCGCTTGAGAGAGATACTAAGTACGACTCCTTTGAATATTAAAACGATTGAAGCGTTATTAAAAGAGTCGGTTCAATCTCAACAAGGATTGAGCAAAGCAGCCAAGCTTGAGTTACAGTTTGAAGTAACCATAGATAAACCAGCATTGTTGAGCGATCAATTCGGCTATCAAAGTTACCCTATCACGCTTAATTGTGAGTATATAAACTCAGAGCTTAGCTATGAGTTATCACTTACTATTGCCTATTCAAGTACCTGCCCTTGTTCAGCGGCACTTTCTAGACAAGCATTAAGTGAAGAGATCGAAGAACAGTTTTCCCAACAGATGATTTCAAAACACGAACTAATGACGTGGATAACCTCTCTACAAGGGAGCATTGCCACACCTCATAGCCAGCGCTCTTTCGCTTACGTAACGGTAAAACTAACTGAACGGACGTTGCCACTCATTCCAAGCCTTATAAAAGCGCTAGAACAAGCCATTGGCACGCCAGTTCAAACTGCGGTAAAACGTGAAGATGAACAAGCATTTGCGAAGCTAAATGCAGAAAACCTAATGTTTTGTGAAGATGCCGCACGACGAGTCAAACAATTTTTAGAGCAAAACACACAGTTTGTTGATTATTGGTTCAAAATTGAACACCAAGAAAGTTTGCATGCTCACAATGCTGTCGCCATTGATAATAAGTTTCCGGCCCAAAAACTGACTTAA